The following coding sequences lie in one Apium graveolens cultivar Ventura chromosome 1, ASM990537v1, whole genome shotgun sequence genomic window:
- the LOC141660457 gene encoding type III polyketide synthase A encodes MSQVNGNGVAAPKQTSTRRVPTPGKAAILATGKSFPSQIIPQEFLVEGFCRDTKCEDSAIKEKLERLCKTTTVKTRYTVMCKEILDQYPELATEGVPTIRQRLEIANPAVVEMAKEASLACIKEWGRPVGDITHIVYVSSSEIRLPGGDLYLSCELGLRSDVGRVMLYFLGCYGGVTGLRVAKDIAENNPGSRVLLTTSETTILGFRPPNKDRPYDLVGAALFGDGAAAVIIGTDPIELESPFMELNYAVQQFLPGTQNVIDGRLSEEGINFKLGRDLPQKIEDNIEEFCKKLMVKEGLKNFNDLFWAVHPGGPAILNRLESNLGLQSKKLECSRKALMDFGNVSSNTIFYVIEYMREELKREDGEEWGLALAFGPGITFEGILMRSL; translated from the exons ATGTCTCAGGTAAATGGCAATGGCGTCGCTGCTCCTAAGCAAACATCGACTAGACGTGTTCCAACTCCAGGTAAGGCCGCGATTTTAGCAACAGGGAAATCGTTTCCCAGCCAGATTATTCCACAAGAATTCTTAGTCGAGGGGTTTTGTCGTGATACAAAATGTGAAGATTCGGCTATTAAGGAGAAATTGGAGCGCTTGT GTAAAACTACAACTGTGAAGACAAGATACACAGTGATGTGCAAAGAGATCTTGGACCAGTATCCAGAGCTAGCAACTGAAGGCGTCCCGACAATCAGACAACGCCTAGAAATAGCGAATCCAGCAGTTGTAGAGATGGCAAAAGAAGCCAGCCTGGCTTGTATCAAAGAATGGGGAAGACCAGTTGGAGATATCACTCACATTGTGTATGTTTCCTCAAGTGAGATACGCTTACCTGGTGGCGATTTGTACCTTTCTTGTGAACTTGGTTTAAGAAGCGATGTTGGACGTGTTATGCTTTACTTTCTTGGCTGCTATGGTGGTGTTACTGGCCTTAGGGTTGCTAAGGACATTGCTGAAAACAACCCTGGAAGCCGTGTTTTGTTAACAACCTCTGAAACCACAATACTAGGTTTCCGTCCTCCTAACAAG GATCGTCCATATGACCTTGTTGGAGCTGCTCTTTTTGGAGATGGTGCTGCTGCTGTGATTATTGGTACTGATCCAATAGAACTCGAGTCCCCTTTCATGGAACTAAACTATGCAGTGCAGCAGTTTTTGCCCGGGACACAAAATGTGATTGACGGTAGGCTGTCAGAAGAGGGGATAAATTTCAAGCTAGGCAGAGACCTTCCGCAGAAAATAGAGGACAACATTGAGGAGTTCTGCAAGAAGCTGATGGTGAAGGAAGGCCTAAAGAACTTCAATGATCTGTTTTGGGCAGTTCATCCAGGTGGACCGGCTATACTTAACCGATTAGAGAGCAATCTTGGATTACAAAGTAAGAAACTCGAATGCAGCAGAAAGGCACTGATGGATTTCGGGAATGTTAGCAGCAACACGATCTTTTACGTGATCGAGTACATGAGGGAGGAGCTGAAAAGAGAGGATGGAGAAGAATGGGGACTTGCTTTAGCATTCGGACCGGGGATCACATTTGAAGGCATTCTCATGCGTAGCCTCTAA